A single window of Channa argus isolate prfri chromosome 2, Channa argus male v1.0, whole genome shotgun sequence DNA harbors:
- the nae1 gene encoding NEDD8-activating enzyme E1 regulatory subunit — translation MAATTKEQKYDRQLRLWGDHGQEALENAHVCLINATATGTEILKNLVLPGIGAFTIVDGHTVSGEDVGNNFFLSSNNIGKNRAQAATELLQELNSDVSGNFVEESPDTLLDNDPEFFHRFTIVIGVQLPESTCLRLGSVLWSASVPFLVCKTYGLIGYMRLAVQEHTVIESHPDNALEDLRLDQPFSELKNHVQSYDLDSMDKKDHSHTPWIIIVAKYLEKWLSEHNCQPPKNYKEKEAFRQFIREGILRNENGVPEDEENFEEAIKNVNTALNPTKIPGTVEDLFNSEQCNNITSQTPSFWVMLRAVMEFVHNEGNGSLPVRGTIPDMIADSQRFINLQNVYRKKAMQDAAAVSKHVECLLKSVGKPPESISEQDIKLFCKNASFLRVVHCRSLAEEYSVDSVNKDEITSCMDNPDGEMVFYLMLRAVDRFYQQHSRYPGVYNYQVEEDISKLKLCVNSLLQEYCLNVNIKDDYVHEFCRYGAAELHTVAAFMGGSAAQEAIKIISRQFVPFNNTFIYNAMSQTSATFHL, via the exons ATGGCAGCAACCACCAAAGAGCAGAAATACGACAGGCAGCTCAG ATTATGGGGCGACCACGGCCAAGAAGCACTGGAGAATGCACACGTTTGTCTTATTAACGCTACAGCCACTGGGACAGAAATACTGAAGAACCTAGTACTTCCAG GTATTGGAGCATTCACGATAGTTGATGGACACACAGTGTCCGGGGAAGATGTTGGAAACAA TTTTTTCCTTAGCAGTAATAACATTGGAAAG AACAGAGCACAGGCAGCCACTGAGCTGCTACAAGAACTAAACAGTGATGTCTCTGGAAACTTTGTTGAAGAG AGTCCCGACACGCTTCTGGACAATGATCCTGAATTTTTCCATAGGTTTACCATAGTTATCGGTGTCCAGTTGCCAGAAAG CACATGTTTGAGGCTTGGCTCAGTTCTGTGGAGTGCCTCTGTACCTTTCCTAGTCTGTAAAACCTATGGCCTCATCGGCTATATGAGGCTAGCGGTGCAAGAACATACGG TGATTGAATCCCACCCAGACAATGCCTTGGAAGACCTGAGGTTAGACCAGCCTTTTAGTGAACTAAAGAACCATGTTCAGTCCTATGATCTTGATAGTATGGACAAGAAG GATCATAGTCACACACCATGGATCATCATTGTTGCTAAATACCTAGAGAAATGGCTCAGTGAG CATAACTGTCAGCCACCAAAAAATTACAAGGAGAAAGAGGCCTTCAGGCAGTTTATTCGGGAAG GGATTCTGAGGAATGAAAATGGTGTCCCAGAGGATGAAGAAAACTTTGAAGAAGCTATTAAGAATGTCAATACTGCTTTAAACCCAACCAAG ATTCCTGGTACTGTCGAAGACCTTTTCAATAGTGAGCAGTGTAATAACATCACATCCCag ACCCCTTCCTTCTGGGTTATGTTGCGAGCTGTCATGGAGTTTGTTCACAATGAAGGAAATGGAAGCCTACCTGTACGAGGAACCATCCCAGACATGATTGCAGATTCTCAGAGGTTTATCAATCTTCAAAACGT TTACAGGAAAAAGGCCATGCAGGATGCAGCAGCGGTTTCTAAGCATGTGGAATGTCTATTGAAGTCTGTTGGAAAG cCACCAGAGAGCATCTCTGAACAGGACATCAAACTCTTTT GTAAGAATGCATCCTTTCTAAGGGTGGTGCACTGCAGATCACTAGCTGAAGAATACAGTGTGGATTcagtaaataaagatgaaatca CCTCATGTATGGACAATCCAGATGGTGAGATGGTCTTCTACCTCATGCTTCGTGCTGTTGATCGTTTCTATCAGCAGCATTCTCGCTACCCAG GGGTTTACAACTACCAGGTGGAGGAGGACATCAGCAAACTGAAGCTGTGTGTGAACAGCCTACTGCAAGAGTACTGCCTCAACGTCAACATCAAAGACGACTATGTCCATGAGTT CTGTCGATATGGTGCAGCAGAGCTACACACAGTTGCTGCATTCATGGGAG GATCAGCTGCTCAAGAGGCCATCAAGATCATCAGCCGCCAGTTTGTGCCCTTTAATAACACATTCATTTATAATGCAATGTCACAGACCTCCGCCACCTTTCACTTGTGA